In Vagococcus hydrophili, one DNA window encodes the following:
- the deoC gene encoding deoxyribose-phosphate aldolase — translation MELAKYVDHTLLKPDSTRDQIKQLCEEAAEHEFASVCVNPYWVKYSSELLKDSVAKVCTVIGFPLGANTTETKVFETKDAIYNGADEVDMVINIGELKAKNYEFIQADIEAVVEAAHPNTLVKVIIETCLLTDEEIIKASELVVAAKADFVKTSTGFSTGGATFEAVKLMKDTVGDKALVKASGGVRSVEDAVKMIELGADRLGTSSGLSLVDPTGTTEAKGY, via the coding sequence ATGGAATTAGCAAAATATGTTGACCACACCCTTTTAAAACCAGATTCAACAAGAGATCAAATCAAACAATTATGTGAAGAAGCTGCAGAGCATGAATTTGCCTCTGTTTGTGTCAATCCTTACTGGGTTAAATATTCAAGTGAATTATTAAAAGATTCTGTTGCTAAAGTTTGTACAGTTATTGGTTTCCCTTTAGGAGCTAACACAACTGAAACTAAAGTTTTCGAAACAAAAGATGCAATTTATAATGGCGCTGATGAAGTAGATATGGTTATCAACATTGGCGAATTAAAAGCTAAAAACTATGAGTTCATTCAAGCTGACATTGAAGCAGTTGTTGAAGCAGCTCATCCAAATACATTAGTAAAAGTTATTATCGAAACTTGTCTTTTAACAGACGAAGAAATCATTAAAGCATCTGAATTAGTTGTTGCTGCAAAAGCTGATTTCGTTAAAACTTCAACTGGTTTCTCAACAGGCGGTGCTACTTTTGAAGCCGTAAAATTAATGAAAGATACAGTTGGCGACAAAGCCTTAGTTAAAGCTTCAGGCGGCGTTCGTTCAGTAGAAGACGCTGTTAAAATGATCGAATTAGGCGCTGACCGCTTAGGAACAAGCTCTGGTTTAAGTTTAGTTGATCCAACAGGAACTACAGAAGCAAAAGGATATTAA
- a CDS encoding metal-sensitive transcriptional regulator — protein MTETDETRKKIKNRLKRSEGQIRGVIKMVEDEQPCRDIVIQLSAIRSSIDRAIGVIVAENLKDCLTADDLTDEKLQEAIDLVVKK, from the coding sequence ATGACAGAGACTGATGAAACAAGAAAAAAAATAAAGAATCGTTTAAAGCGTAGTGAAGGTCAAATCCGTGGTGTCATCAAGATGGTAGAAGATGAACAACCTTGTCGTGACATCGTGATTCAATTATCTGCCATTCGCTCAAGTATTGACCGCGCGATAGGGGTTATTGTGGCTGAAAACTTAAAAGACTGTTTAACGGCAGATGATTTAACCGATGAAAAATTGCAAGAAGCCATTGATTTAGTGGTGAAGAAATAG
- a CDS encoding FAD-dependent oxidoreductase has product MSRTVIVGGVAGGMSCATRLRRLDETREIIIIEKGPDVSFANCGLPYYVSGEIKERSSLLVQTPQSLKARFNLDVRVSSEVISVDSDQKTIEVKTDEDIYTLSYDQLVLSPGAKPFIPPLEGIETADNLFTLRNVPDVDKIVTAIEETKPKKAAVIGAGFIGLEMAESLANRGVEVTIIEMAPHVLPTVDYEMAAFAHNELVANGLTVLTETSVVAIEDEGKSLVLATGEKIATDLIILSVGVRPENGLAEFAGIELGMRGGILVDEDYQTSVKDIYAVGDAIIVKHQITKEDTMIALASPANRQGRQVADILGGMKRKNKGSIGTAIVRVFNQAVASTGLTERQLQALNYEFKVVHIDGKNHAGYYPNASMVFLKLLFNPTTGEIYGAQAVGQDGADKRIDIIATAIKAGMTVDELPELELTYAPPFGSAKDVVNMAGYAALNIMEGVTDNIQLSELSEKRDSGAYLLDVRTPTEFEKGNIPGFVNLPLNELRERMTELPKDKEIIVSCHSGQRSYIASRMLVQNGYQVKNLDGSHLLYSTVNG; this is encoded by the coding sequence ATGAGTAGAACAGTTATTGTTGGTGGTGTTGCTGGAGGCATGTCTTGTGCGACTAGATTACGTCGTTTGGATGAAACTAGAGAAATTATCATTATTGAAAAAGGACCAGATGTTTCTTTTGCCAATTGTGGATTACCCTACTACGTATCTGGCGAAATTAAAGAGCGTAGCAGTTTGTTAGTTCAAACGCCACAATCGTTAAAAGCAAGATTTAACTTAGATGTTCGTGTGTCTTCAGAAGTTATTAGCGTTGATTCTGATCAGAAAACTATTGAAGTTAAAACAGATGAAGATATTTATACATTAAGTTACGATCAATTAGTTTTATCACCAGGCGCAAAACCATTTATTCCACCGTTAGAGGGAATTGAAACGGCAGACAATTTATTTACTTTAAGAAATGTACCTGATGTTGATAAGATTGTGACAGCTATTGAAGAAACCAAACCTAAAAAAGCAGCAGTGATTGGTGCGGGATTTATTGGGTTAGAGATGGCAGAAAGTTTGGCAAATCGCGGAGTTGAAGTGACGATTATTGAAATGGCACCTCATGTTCTTCCAACGGTTGATTATGAGATGGCAGCATTTGCTCATAATGAGCTTGTGGCTAATGGTTTAACTGTCTTAACAGAAACGAGCGTTGTTGCTATTGAGGATGAAGGAAAGTCTCTCGTTTTAGCAACAGGAGAAAAGATAGCTACCGATTTAATTATTTTGTCAGTTGGTGTTCGACCAGAGAATGGTTTAGCTGAATTTGCGGGAATTGAATTAGGCATGCGTGGCGGTATTTTAGTTGATGAAGACTATCAAACCTCTGTTAAAGATATCTATGCTGTAGGAGATGCGATTATTGTGAAGCATCAAATTACTAAAGAAGATACAATGATTGCACTAGCCTCACCAGCCAATCGTCAAGGTCGCCAAGTTGCTGATATTTTAGGTGGGATGAAACGTAAGAATAAAGGCAGTATTGGCACAGCTATTGTACGTGTCTTTAATCAAGCGGTTGCCTCAACAGGTTTAACGGAAAGACAACTCCAAGCTCTAAATTATGAGTTTAAAGTGGTTCATATTGATGGGAAAAATCATGCAGGGTATTATCCAAATGCAAGTATGGTTTTCTTGAAATTATTGTTTAACCCAACAACAGGGGAAATTTACGGAGCACAAGCTGTCGGACAAGATGGTGCTGATAAACGAATCGATATTATCGCTACAGCAATTAAAGCGGGTATGACAGTGGATGAACTGCCTGAGTTAGAATTAACCTATGCACCTCCGTTTGGTTCAGCAAAAGATGTGGTAAATATGGCAGGCTATGCAGCGCTGAATATTATGGAAGGCGTGACAGATAATATTCAATTATCGGAACTATCTGAGAAACGTGATTCTGGTGCTTATTTACTAGACGTGAGAACACCTACTGAGTTTGAAAAGGGTAATATTCCAGGATTTGTTAACTTGCCTTTAAATGAGTTGAGAGAGAGAATGACTGAACTTCCAAAAGATAAAGAAATCATTGTCAGTTGTCATAGTGGTCAAAGAAGTTACATTGCTTCTAGAATGCTCGTTCAAAATGGCTATCAAGTTAAAAATTTAGATGGCTCACATTTGCTTTATTCTACTGTTAACGGCTAA
- a CDS encoding rhodanese-like domain-containing protein, with product MFLFKKVPSITMSQLEEKLKKPIELIDVRSEMEFESGHIAKAKNIPLNRISGYKKKTDQPVYVICQSGARSKQAADLLIKQGYDAFNVQGGMNVWRNSVKVGK from the coding sequence ATGTTTTTATTTAAAAAAGTACCTAGTATTACTATGAGTCAATTAGAAGAGAAGTTAAAGAAACCAATTGAATTAATCGATGTTAGAAGTGAGATGGAGTTTGAGAGTGGTCATATCGCCAAGGCTAAAAATATTCCACTTAACCGTATTTCAGGCTATAAGAAAAAAACAGACCAACCTGTGTATGTGATTTGTCAGTCTGGTGCTAGAAGTAAGCAAGCAGCTGATTTATTAATCAAGCAAGGTTATGATGCTTTTAATGTTCAAGGTGGCATGAATGTTTGGCGAAATTCTGTAAAGGTGGGAAAATAA
- the abc-f gene encoding ribosomal protection-like ABC-F family protein, with translation MSIKIINLKKYIGERLLIDIPELTISSQSRIGIVGKNGSGKTTLLNLISGSVEKDEGQIIYSGSVSIIDQFLELDNSKSGGEQTKEKIRQAIQMDAEILLADEATNHLDQKGRQFLIKELKRYQGSLLMVSHDRDFLNQMCEEIIEIEDSKVTHYSGNYDAYLEQKEIEEKEYQKKFQNYVREKERLTGSIQELHDKSTGIKKAPKRMGNSEARLHKRGKGQTAKKALSKQALAMETRLEKLEVIEKPWKKQPLVLPFTEGQKIHRQFLIEGRNVDLKVGQKTLLKDATFVIKTGEKTALVGDNGSGKTTLLKAILDKESQLDIAQKAEFAYFSQSLNQLDEEKTIFENVNQTSIYEPQVARDLLAHLLFRGTTVNKQVNVLSGGERTKVAIAKMILGKSNVLILDEPTNHLDIESLQVLEEALIAYQGSIIFVSHDQYFVKKVADTVLEIKNQQVINLTNQKQIKPRSQKKEQKMVLEMRKTSLLSKLTMGSDEATKNALEIELKEVLEQLRSN, from the coding sequence ATGTCTATAAAGATAATAAATTTAAAAAAATATATTGGAGAACGTTTATTAATTGATATTCCAGAATTAACGATTAGTTCTCAAAGTCGCATCGGAATCGTTGGGAAAAATGGCAGTGGTAAAACAACGCTCCTTAATTTAATTTCAGGTAGCGTTGAAAAAGATGAAGGCCAAATAATTTATTCTGGTAGTGTCTCAATCATTGATCAATTTTTAGAATTAGATAATTCTAAGAGCGGTGGGGAGCAGACGAAAGAAAAAATTCGCCAAGCGATTCAAATGGATGCTGAGATTTTACTAGCAGATGAAGCGACAAACCATTTGGATCAAAAGGGGCGTCAGTTTTTAATTAAGGAGCTCAAAAGATATCAAGGGAGTTTGTTAATGGTTTCTCACGACCGTGATTTTTTAAATCAAATGTGTGAGGAAATCATTGAGATTGAAGATAGTAAAGTGACTCATTATAGTGGTAATTATGATGCTTACCTAGAACAAAAGGAAATTGAAGAAAAAGAATATCAGAAGAAATTTCAAAATTATGTCAGAGAAAAAGAGCGTTTGACCGGCTCTATTCAGGAATTGCATGATAAAAGTACAGGGATAAAAAAAGCGCCTAAACGAATGGGAAACTCAGAAGCAAGACTACACAAGCGTGGTAAAGGTCAAACAGCCAAAAAAGCCTTATCTAAGCAAGCGTTAGCCATGGAAACACGTTTAGAAAAGTTAGAGGTTATTGAAAAACCATGGAAGAAACAACCATTAGTTTTACCATTTACAGAAGGTCAAAAGATCCATCGTCAGTTTTTAATAGAAGGCAGAAACGTTGATTTAAAAGTAGGTCAGAAAACCTTACTTAAGGATGCTACATTTGTAATTAAAACAGGTGAAAAAACAGCTTTAGTTGGTGATAACGGCAGTGGAAAAACCACACTTTTAAAAGCAATACTAGATAAGGAAAGTCAATTAGATATCGCTCAAAAAGCGGAGTTTGCTTACTTTAGTCAAAGTTTAAATCAACTAGATGAAGAGAAAACGATTTTTGAAAATGTGAATCAGACATCAATTTATGAACCGCAAGTTGCAAGGGATTTACTGGCACATTTATTGTTCAGAGGAACGACAGTGAATAAACAAGTGAATGTTTTAAGTGGTGGCGAGCGGACTAAAGTTGCGATTGCTAAAATGATTCTAGGAAAAAGTAATGTGCTTATTTTAGATGAACCGACGAATCATTTAGATATTGAGTCATTGCAAGTTTTGGAGGAGGCTTTGATTGCCTATCAAGGTTCCATTATTTTTGTGAGCCATGATCAATATTTTGTAAAAAAAGTAGCAGATACAGTGCTTGAAATAAAAAATCAACAAGTAATCAATTTGACTAATCAAAAACAAATCAAACCACGCTCTCAAAAAAAAGAGCAAAAAATGGTTCTTGAAATGCGCAAAACAAGTTTACTTTCAAAACTAACCATGGGAAGTGATGAAGCAACTAAAAATGCTTTGGAAATCGAATTAAAAGAGGTATTAGAACAACTAAGAAGCAATTAA
- a CDS encoding alpha/beta fold hydrolase, with protein sequence MEKIISAKDGSPIFYRTIGQGEPLFFIHGNSGSHQYFKRQIDYFKDHYQLILMDTRDHGLSKNKTDKLTFEQIMADIKMILKNEKIKKTAFFGFSDGANIALTFATYNQEFVSKLILVSPNITFNQLIPYQRFMSNNLYWMAKNILRSPKKSRVFQLARKDLPILPEQTRALRIPSLFIMGDHDIVTPDKMRSFVRNLPNATLKVIKNCGHSVPRLKPTQINQLSLNFLSKNVAQA encoded by the coding sequence ATGGAAAAAATTATTTCTGCTAAAGATGGTTCTCCCATCTTCTACCGTACAATTGGACAAGGTGAACCCCTTTTCTTTATTCATGGAAATAGCGGCTCTCACCAATACTTTAAACGTCAAATCGATTACTTTAAAGACCATTACCAGCTTATCTTAATGGACACTCGTGACCATGGTCTTTCTAAAAACAAAACAGATAAACTAACTTTTGAACAAATCATGGCTGATATTAAAATGATTTTGAAAAATGAAAAAATTAAAAAAACAGCCTTTTTCGGCTTTAGTGATGGCGCAAATATTGCCTTAACATTTGCCACATATAATCAAGAATTTGTGAGTAAGTTAATCTTAGTTTCACCTAACATTACTTTCAATCAGTTGATTCCTTATCAACGCTTTATGTCGAATAATTTATATTGGATGGCTAAAAATATCTTACGCTCTCCAAAGAAATCACGTGTTTTTCAATTGGCTCGTAAAGATCTACCTATTTTACCGGAGCAAACAAGAGCGCTAAGAATCCCTTCACTCTTTATTATGGGGGATCATGATATTGTCACACCAGATAAAATGCGTTCATTTGTTAGAAATCTACCAAATGCAACTTTAAAAGTCATTAAAAATTGTGGACACTCTGTCCCAAGATTAAAACCAACACAAATCAATCAATTAAGCCTAAATTTTTTATCTAAGAATGTAGCTCAAGCGTAA
- a CDS encoding glycerol-3-phosphate dehydrogenase/oxidase: MLFSNRERIDHLEKMSQNELDVLVIGGGITGAGIILDGVGRGLNVGLVEMRDFSSGTSSRSTKLVHGGLRYLAQFDVKTVAEVGQERAVVYENAPHVTTPLKMVLPFYDKGTFGSFTTSIGLDIYDRLARVKKEERKFMLDKKESLKREPFLKEKGLKGTGVYVEYRTDDSRLTLETIKKANEMGGLIASYAKVVKLLYSNTTGNIIGVTVLDTINKKEYPIYAKRIINAAGPWVDSIREMDNSKKGKFLHLTKGVHVVVDNARFPITNSIYFDTPYGDGRMMFAIPREEKVYIGTTDTFYEKNPAEPEIKREDVTYIIEGVNQMFDIEPLKLEDVESAWAGVRPLIHEDGKDPSEISRRDEIFVSDRGLYSIAGGKLTGYRKMAEEIVDKVLKDMEKSYEAVYISCQTKNQVLSGGEVGGGQGFEEFVKDGIRIGTDNYNLTEKEASQLTHRYGSNVTSVYQYLMEDNQTSLDDMTYAMLRYGLEEEMVIHPIDFLLRRSSTMLFNIERCLNIKEEVINYMSRYFDWDEATLERIKEEVEVEINQHTVYSI; encoded by the coding sequence ATGTTATTTTCAAATAGAGAAAGAATTGATCATTTAGAAAAAATGTCACAAAATGAATTAGATGTTTTAGTCATTGGCGGGGGTATTACGGGTGCCGGTATTATTTTAGACGGTGTCGGTCGTGGCTTAAATGTTGGACTTGTTGAGATGCGAGATTTCTCATCAGGAACATCGAGTCGTTCAACAAAACTCGTTCATGGTGGACTTAGATATTTAGCGCAATTTGATGTGAAAACAGTCGCAGAAGTCGGACAAGAGCGTGCAGTAGTTTATGAAAATGCCCCACATGTTACAACACCTTTAAAAATGGTCTTACCATTCTACGATAAAGGAACATTTGGTTCATTTACAACGTCAATCGGTTTAGATATTTATGACCGCTTAGCACGTGTTAAAAAAGAAGAACGTAAATTTATGTTAGACAAAAAAGAATCATTAAAAAGAGAACCATTCTTAAAAGAAAAAGGCTTAAAAGGAACAGGAGTTTACGTTGAGTATCGTACAGATGACAGCCGTTTAACTCTTGAAACCATTAAAAAAGCCAATGAAATGGGTGGACTGATCGCAAGTTATGCGAAAGTTGTTAAATTACTTTATAGTAACACAACAGGTAATATCATTGGGGTAACTGTTCTTGATACTATAAACAAAAAAGAATACCCAATTTACGCTAAACGCATTATCAATGCTGCTGGTCCTTGGGTAGATAGTATTCGTGAGATGGATAATTCTAAAAAAGGTAAATTCCTACACTTAACAAAAGGTGTTCATGTGGTAGTCGATAATGCTAGATTCCCAATCACAAATTCAATTTACTTTGATACACCATATGGCGACGGCCGAATGATGTTCGCTATTCCTCGTGAGGAAAAAGTTTATATTGGAACAACAGATACGTTCTACGAAAAAAATCCAGCAGAACCTGAAATCAAACGTGAAGACGTGACTTACATTATTGAAGGTGTGAATCAAATGTTTGATATCGAACCTTTAAAATTAGAAGATGTAGAATCAGCTTGGGCAGGAGTTCGTCCATTAATTCATGAGGACGGAAAAGATCCTTCTGAAATTTCAAGACGTGATGAAATCTTTGTTTCTGATCGTGGACTTTATTCGATTGCTGGTGGTAAATTAACTGGTTACCGTAAAATGGCAGAAGAAATCGTTGATAAAGTCTTAAAAGACATGGAAAAATCATACGAAGCCGTTTATATTTCTTGCCAAACAAAAAATCAAGTTCTTTCTGGTGGTGAAGTAGGCGGAGGCCAAGGCTTTGAAGAATTTGTTAAAGATGGTATTCGCATTGGAACAGACAACTACAACTTGACTGAAAAAGAAGCAAGCCAACTAACACATCGTTATGGCTCAAATGTAACAAGTGTTTATCAATACTTAATGGAAGATAACCAAACATCATTAGACGATATGACTTATGCAATGCTTCGTTATGGATTAGAAGAAGAAATGGTGATTCACCCAATCGACTTCTTATTAAGAAGAAGTAGCACTATGTTATTTAACATTGAGAGATGTTTAAACATTAAAGAAGAAGTCATCAACTACATGTCACGCTACTTTGATTGGGATGAAGCAACACTAGAAAGGATCAAAGAAGAAGTCGAAGTCGAAATTAACCAACATACAGTATATTCGATTTAA
- a CDS encoding DUF2179 domain-containing protein — MMDWSILIQIFVINFCYVTLSTLRFMLTMKGYRIVAPLVSMAEITIYIVGLSLVLDHVDQPLNIFIYALGYAVGVSVGIKIEDYLALGYIMVTVIVPDDGLKPNFTADLRDNGFGVTKHYGEGKDGQRLVLEILSPRKNERRLYRLIKELDERAFIISHEPKYISGGFWTKKIKRHQSK, encoded by the coding sequence ATTATGGATTGGTCAATTTTAATTCAAATTTTTGTGATTAACTTTTGTTATGTTACCCTTAGCACTTTGCGATTTATGTTAACGATGAAAGGCTACCGAATTGTCGCCCCTCTTGTAAGTATGGCTGAGATTACGATTTACATTGTTGGTTTATCTCTTGTTTTGGATCATGTTGATCAACCTCTTAATATTTTTATTTACGCCTTAGGGTATGCTGTTGGTGTTAGTGTGGGAATTAAAATTGAAGATTATTTAGCTCTAGGTTATATTATGGTCACTGTAATCGTGCCAGATGATGGTTTAAAACCTAATTTTACAGCTGATTTAAGAGATAACGGTTTTGGGGTCACCAAGCACTACGGAGAAGGGAAAGACGGTCAACGCCTTGTCTTAGAAATCCTCTCCCCTCGAAAAAATGAACGACGTCTTTACCGGTTGATTAAAGAACTAGACGAGCGAGCGTTTATCATTTCTCATGAACCTAAATATATTTCTGGTGGCTTTTGGACAAAAAAGATTAAACGACACCAATCAAAATAA
- a CDS encoding pyruvate, water dikinase regulatory protein: MNKLRERHYRQVRLFVVSDSIGETAQRVINAVLAQFPDLNNYEIKKFPFVDSKEVLTNILSDALKEKAVVVTTLVSEELNDLCADFSKRTGLEYIDYMSPLVNIISERTQMEPSSKSGSLYQLDEEYFNRVEAIEFSVRYDDGKDPKGFAKSDFVILGISRTSKTPLSMYLANRSFKVSNLPLIPEVPIPKELFQIDSKRIIGLTADPEYIKKVRQSRLISLGLTGSSSYVSLERIKEELKFSQNLYQQIGATVINVENKSIEESAQLIEEYGRTLL, from the coding sequence ATGAATAAATTAAGAGAAAGACATTATAGACAAGTAAGATTGTTTGTTGTATCAGATTCCATAGGAGAAACAGCGCAACGAGTGATTAATGCTGTCTTAGCACAATTTCCAGATTTGAACAATTACGAAATAAAGAAATTTCCTTTTGTGGATTCCAAAGAAGTCTTAACGAATATTTTATCAGATGCTTTAAAAGAAAAAGCGGTCGTTGTCACTACTTTAGTCAGTGAAGAATTAAATGACTTATGTGCCGATTTTTCTAAAAGAACAGGCTTAGAGTACATTGATTATATGTCACCATTAGTTAATATTATTTCAGAAAGAACGCAAATGGAACCTTCATCAAAAAGTGGTTCTTTGTATCAATTAGATGAAGAATATTTTAACCGTGTGGAAGCCATTGAGTTTTCAGTGAGATATGATGATGGTAAAGACCCAAAAGGTTTCGCCAAATCAGACTTTGTTATATTGGGTATCTCGCGAACATCAAAAACGCCTTTAAGTATGTATTTGGCTAATCGTTCCTTTAAAGTATCTAATCTACCATTAATCCCTGAAGTGCCGATTCCTAAAGAGTTATTCCAAATCGATTCAAAACGAATTATTGGTCTAACAGCTGATCCTGAATATATTAAAAAGGTCCGTCAGTCTCGTTTAATTTCATTAGGATTAACGGGAAGTTCTTCCTATGTTTCGTTAGAGCGAATCAAAGAAGAATTGAAATTTTCACAAAATCTCTACCAACAAATCGGAGCGACTGTGATTAATGTAGAGAACAAATCTATTGAAGAATCTGCTCAGTTGATCGAGGAGTATGGAAGAACATTGTTATAA